Proteins encoded together in one Calditrichota bacterium window:
- a CDS encoding GWxTD domain-containing protein has translation MRRLLFSIVAAIWLVSSAAAFAAGIDMDVVCYYGDGELTYTELNVGIQRSSILYNALGDDSVAAEFTVIVSLSRNDTTFLSDTLDTKDRARRDSTASTGAYFPYVFRYLLTPGEYDVLVELRQERAQLFRSMDDLIQVPKFGEETPISDLALGAELEFGAEPSRYTKNSVKFVPNPSRFYGSEMPMLYYYVELYGLNGDSSSTDSLTVTRMVVASDRGEFAKNPSVRKFANLANSMVVADGFPAYTLHTGTYKLKLEIDCPGQPARKVSKKFWVFRPEDLAEGREFEMDPDLSAQIFSSDQDIVMTISPDSGVALMQHLLTQKDMRRVRNMDPEGKRRFMIEYWSKNYPDDPNAANKHFARVAEANRRYSFLNREGWKTDRGRVLIIYGEPDQIDRRYADAAGLDHEIWYYDKLEGGVLFVFVDRSGFGDMDLVHSTKRGEIYNPDALYTQQNQNPKSKLIDQTRGLRD, from the coding sequence ATGCGAAGGTTGCTGTTCTCGATTGTTGCTGCAATTTGGCTCGTTTCCTCCGCTGCGGCTTTTGCGGCGGGAATCGACATGGACGTCGTATGTTACTACGGCGACGGAGAACTAACATATACAGAGTTAAACGTCGGCATTCAGCGCAGTTCGATTCTCTACAACGCGCTTGGCGACGACAGTGTCGCAGCGGAGTTCACGGTCATAGTATCGCTGAGCCGGAATGACACGACGTTTCTTTCCGATACTCTGGACACGAAGGACCGCGCACGTCGCGATTCGACGGCTTCGACGGGAGCGTATTTCCCCTATGTATTCAGATATTTGTTGACACCGGGTGAGTATGACGTATTAGTCGAGCTTCGGCAAGAGCGCGCGCAGCTATTTAGGTCGATGGATGACTTGATTCAAGTACCGAAATTCGGTGAAGAAACGCCCATTTCGGATTTGGCACTCGGCGCGGAACTTGAGTTTGGCGCGGAACCTTCGCGCTACACGAAGAATAGCGTCAAGTTCGTTCCAAACCCTTCGCGATTCTATGGCAGTGAAATGCCAATGCTCTATTACTACGTGGAGCTATATGGCCTGAACGGTGACAGTTCTTCAACTGATTCGTTGACGGTAACTCGAATGGTCGTGGCTTCCGACCGTGGTGAATTCGCAAAGAATCCGAGCGTAAGAAAGTTCGCTAACCTTGCGAACTCAATGGTTGTGGCGGACGGTTTCCCCGCATATACGCTACACACGGGAACATATAAACTCAAACTTGAAATCGACTGTCCGGGACAGCCTGCCCGCAAGGTTTCAAAAAAGTTCTGGGTTTTCCGGCCGGAAGATTTGGCTGAGGGTCGAGAGTTTGAAATGGACCCCGATCTCTCGGCTCAGATATTCAGCTCGGATCAAGACATTGTGATGACCATAAGTCCTGATAGCGGCGTCGCGCTCATGCAGCATTTGCTCACTCAAAAGGACATGCGCCGAGTTCGCAACATGGATCCCGAGGGCAAACGTCGTTTCATGATTGAGTACTGGAGCAAGAACTACCCGGACGACCCCAATGCGGCCAACAAACACTTTGCTCGGGTGGCTGAAGCGAACCGCCGCTACAGTTTTCTGAACAGAGAAGGGTGGAAGACTGATCGCGGCAGAGTTCTAATTATCTACGGTGAACCTGATCAAATTGACCGCCGTTACGCGGATGCCGCAGGATTGGACCATGAAATATGGTATTATGACAAGCTCGAGGGCGGAGTATTGTTTGTTTTCGTTGACAGGTCTGGATTTGGCGACATGGATTTGGTGCATTCGACCAAACGAGGTGAAATCTACAATCCGGATGCCCTCTACACACAGCAAAACCAAAATCCCAAGAGCAAGTTGATCGACCAAACACGAGGTTTGCGTGACTGA
- a CDS encoding HD-GYP domain-containing protein, with protein sequence MSSFVQSAKIRRLFTTKSGLAFAKIKAMDKKLDFSRGLSQTSAFGQVEWAAVRTLLLALEYRDAATYHHSLRVAELATRAGHTLGLSLHVLEELNLAGLMHDIGKIGLPDSVLQKAGKLSKNERGLVTLHPELSAKILAPLPRFDRIREIIVQHHERYDGTGYPEGRFDDEILIESRILAVSDAFDALCTQRPYRDPLTAEEAMGWIESEIGRQFCPVSAQAVLQVVETQMSEGEKPGGNSKLELDSFSQRGNLSEYANYILLNT encoded by the coding sequence TTGTCTTCCTTCGTGCAATCGGCGAAAATTCGTCGGCTTTTCACGACTAAAAGTGGCCTTGCCTTTGCGAAAATAAAGGCGATGGACAAAAAGTTAGATTTCTCACGCGGACTATCACAAACTTCCGCCTTTGGTCAGGTAGAATGGGCAGCCGTTCGAACCCTGTTGCTTGCGCTTGAATACCGTGACGCCGCGACGTATCATCATAGTTTACGAGTTGCTGAGTTAGCCACTCGGGCCGGACATACCCTGGGATTGAGCCTCCATGTACTCGAGGAACTTAATCTCGCGGGGCTGATGCACGACATCGGCAAGATTGGTCTTCCCGACAGCGTGCTCCAAAAGGCCGGAAAACTATCCAAGAACGAACGCGGTCTGGTGACGTTGCACCCAGAACTCAGTGCGAAGATTCTGGCACCGCTGCCTCGGTTTGACCGAATTCGCGAAATTATTGTTCAGCATCATGAACGCTATGATGGAACCGGTTACCCTGAAGGTCGGTTTGACGATGAGATTCTGATCGAAAGCCGTATCTTGGCCGTCTCCGATGCTTTTGACGCGCTTTGTACCCAAAGACCCTACCGCGATCCTCTTACAGCCGAAGAGGCGATGGGATGGATCGAAAGCGAAATTGGTCGCCAGTTCTGCCCTGTTTCCGCACAGGCTGTTCTACAGGTGGTAGAGACCCAGATGTCCGAGGGGGAAAAACCGGGCGGCAACAGTAAGCTCGAATTGGACTCCTTTTCACAACGTGGAAACTTGTCCGAGTATGCAAATTACATATTATTAAACACTTAA
- a CDS encoding ATP-binding cassette domain-containing protein — MAVQTHDLGKTYRDASGSSVVGCKDVNFSARYGTIFGVLGTNGAGKTTTLRMLATMLVPTQGTATVAGHDLVQSPQEVRKSIGFLSATTGIYGRLTAKEMLQYFAALHGFERDEANRRIAEVADLLDLHEFLDRRCEKLSTGQRQRVSIGRTVLHDPPVLIFDEPTSGLDILAAAQIVQFMRDSRARGKCVLLSTHVMREAELLCDEMILIHQGEVKDRGRVEDLQQRHGSTQLEVVFLRAIGENSSAFHD; from the coding sequence ATTGCGGTACAAACACATGACCTTGGAAAGACCTACCGCGACGCGAGCGGAAGCTCTGTCGTAGGCTGTAAGGACGTGAATTTTTCGGCGCGGTACGGGACGATCTTCGGTGTGCTGGGTACGAACGGAGCAGGGAAGACCACGACCTTGCGAATGTTGGCCACGATGCTTGTTCCCACGCAAGGAACAGCGACCGTAGCCGGGCATGACCTCGTACAATCTCCTCAAGAAGTCCGCAAATCGATTGGCTTTTTGTCAGCGACAACAGGTATTTATGGCAGGCTGACGGCCAAGGAAATGCTCCAGTATTTCGCGGCGCTGCATGGATTTGAAAGAGATGAGGCAAACCGGCGCATCGCCGAGGTTGCGGACCTTCTGGATCTACATGAGTTCTTGGACCGCCGTTGCGAGAAACTCTCCACGGGGCAAAGGCAGCGCGTCAGTATTGGGCGCACCGTGCTCCATGATCCGCCAGTCTTAATATTTGACGAGCCAACCAGTGGCTTGGACATTCTTGCCGCCGCGCAAATAGTTCAGTTCATGCGCGATAGCCGCGCTCGGGGAAAGTGTGTTCTGTTATCAACACATGTGATGCGCGAAGCCGAGTTACTCTGTGATGAAATGATCCTGATCCACCAAGGTGAAGTGAAAGATCGCGGTCGTGTCGAAGATTTGCAGCAGCGGCACGGCAGCACTCAACTCGAAGTTGTCTTCCTTCGTGCAATCGGCGAAAATTCGTCGGCTTTTCACGACTAA